The following are from one region of the Escherichia sp. E4742 genome:
- the lafA gene encoding lateral flagellin LafA produces the protein MLSMNTNNASMAAVNAISKSSSSLSTSMERLATGNRINSSADDAAGKQIANRLTAQSSGMGVALSNINDATAMLQTADSMFDEMSDVLGRMKDLSTQAANGTYSDDDLQAMQDEYDELGQQMSDMLQNTTYGGTNLFGVSGTSNTGTDGLFQSAVTFQVGAESSDTMTVNISSQLNTLVTDLSAISNSFSADQADTTGTAGVSGGTELTASGSANQMITSISTAMDDVSQIQSKLGASINRLNDTANNLTSMQDNTEVAIGNIMDTDYATEASNMTKQQVLMQTGITMLKQSNSMSSMVSSLLQ, from the coding sequence ATGTTATCTATGAATACCAATAACGCATCAATGGCCGCCGTTAACGCAATCAGCAAAAGTAGCTCTTCTCTTTCTACTTCTATGGAACGCCTTGCGACTGGTAACCGTATTAACTCTTCAGCCGATGACGCAGCGGGCAAACAGATTGCTAACCGTCTGACTGCACAGTCCAGCGGTATGGGCGTGGCGCTGAGCAACATTAATGATGCCACCGCGATGCTGCAAACTGCCGACAGCATGTTTGACGAAATGTCTGATGTACTGGGTCGTATGAAAGACCTCTCCACTCAGGCTGCGAACGGCACCTACAGCGACGACGACCTGCAGGCGATGCAGGACGAATACGACGAACTGGGTCAGCAGATGTCTGACATGCTGCAAAACACCACCTACGGCGGCACCAACCTGTTCGGTGTTTCCGGCACCAGCAACACCGGTACTGACGGCTTGTTCCAGAGCGCGGTAACTTTCCAGGTGGGTGCGGAATCTTCTGATACCATGACCGTGAATATTTCAAGCCAACTGAATACGCTGGTGACGGATCTTTCTGCTATCAGCAACTCCTTTAGCGCGGATCAGGCAGACACCACAGGGACTGCTGGCGTGTCTGGCGGTACTGAACTGACCGCATCTGGCTCGGCTAACCAGATGATCACCAGCATTTCTACCGCGATGGATGATGTTTCTCAGATCCAGTCCAAGCTGGGTGCGTCTATCAACCGTCTGAACGATACCGCCAACAACCTGACCAGTATGCAGGACAACACCGAAGTCGCTATCGGTAACATCATGGATACCGACTACGCGACGGAAGCGTCCAACATGACCAAACAGCAGGTGTTGATGCAGACTGGCATCACCATGCTGAAACAGTCCAACAGCATGTCCAGCATGGTTTCCAGCCTGCTGCAGTAA
- the fliD gene encoding flagellar filament capping protein FliD, protein MINPRTIAQEIAYADVATQATNLQEKQSELDAESSGLDSLSSALSDFQSAVDALNSDTDGPVTFAASSNNDSATVSANSQAQAGSYSFFVEQLAQGQQTTFSMGDDAFSATGTFEMTMGDSTMDIDLSAADQNGDGDGFIDASELVNAINDSDDNPGVSAALVKTDGTTTIMLTSDSTGAQSAFSVSVTGHDASNDSASAPVPTDVSSAQDAIIHLGSATGPAITNSSNTFDDVIPGVTMTFTEVSDSDSDLTTFNISEDSSASQEKVQTFVDAYNSLIDTVDSLTTHGDDSSSAGGFAGDAGLSSLANQLDDIAHASYNGVSIVDYGITLDSHGHLQIDSDQFNDEMAKNPDGLTSIFVGDNSMVAKMDDLIDTYTDSSNGIITLRQQNIDDQMSKIQDEGDQLTDTYNANYDRYLEEYTNTLVEVYTMKASMAAFA, encoded by the coding sequence ATGATCAACCCAAGAACCATTGCCCAAGAAATTGCTTATGCCGATGTCGCCACTCAGGCGACAAATTTGCAGGAGAAGCAGAGTGAGCTGGATGCTGAAAGCAGCGGCCTGGACTCGCTCAGCTCGGCGTTGAGCGATTTCCAGAGCGCCGTCGACGCGCTGAACAGCGATACCGATGGCCCTGTGACTTTTGCCGCTTCCAGCAATAATGACTCGGCGACCGTTTCCGCTAACTCGCAGGCGCAGGCGGGAAGCTACTCATTTTTCGTTGAGCAATTGGCGCAGGGGCAGCAGACCACGTTCAGTATGGGCGACGACGCCTTTTCCGCCACCGGCACCTTCGAAATGACGATGGGCGACAGCACCATGGATATTGATCTGTCGGCGGCGGATCAGAACGGTGACGGCGACGGTTTTATCGACGCCAGCGAGCTGGTGAACGCAATTAACGACTCCGATGACAATCCAGGCGTTTCGGCGGCATTGGTGAAGACCGACGGCACCACCACGATTATGCTTACCTCGGATAGCACCGGGGCGCAGAGCGCGTTTTCGGTGAGCGTAACGGGACATGACGCCAGCAACGACAGCGCCAGCGCGCCCGTTCCCACAGATGTTTCCTCCGCCCAGGACGCGATTATTCATCTCGGCAGCGCTACCGGACCCGCCATTACCAATAGCAGCAATACGTTTGATGATGTGATCCCCGGCGTCACCATGACTTTCACCGAAGTCAGCGATTCTGACAGCGATCTCACCACCTTTAACATCAGCGAAGATTCCAGCGCCAGTCAGGAGAAAGTACAGACCTTTGTTGATGCCTATAACTCGCTGATTGATACGGTTGATTCACTGACCACCCACGGTGATGACAGTAGCAGCGCCGGGGGGTTTGCGGGCGACGCCGGACTCAGTTCACTGGCGAACCAGCTCGATGACATCGCCCACGCCAGCTACAACGGCGTGTCGATTGTGGATTATGGCATCACCCTCGATTCTCACGGCCACTTACAGATCGACTCCGACCAGTTCAACGACGAAATGGCGAAAAATCCTGACGGTCTGACGTCTATTTTCGTCGGCGATAACAGCATGGTGGCGAAGATGGATGACCTGATCGACACCTATACGGACTCCAGCAACGGCATCATCACCCTGCGCCAGCAGAACATTGACGATCAGATGAGCAAAATTCAGGACGAAGGTGATCAGCTTACCGATACCTATAACGCCAACTACGACCGTTATCTGGAGGAGTACACCAACACGCTGGTTGAGGTGTACACCATGAAAGCCAGCATGGCGGCATTTGCGTAA
- the fliS gene encoding flagellar export chaperone FliS — MYEVQDGYSQYKEVDLAARTAAASPLELVLVLFAGLLDELERAKSHIEGRRFEKKAQSINKCIDILNALTSSLEFETGGELVVNLSRLYDHCVYRLYEASGELSAEKIDEVMLILSNLREGWEGLSGKLG; from the coding sequence ATGTATGAAGTACAGGATGGTTATTCGCAATACAAAGAGGTCGATCTCGCGGCACGTACCGCGGCGGCCTCTCCGCTTGAACTGGTGCTGGTGCTGTTCGCCGGGCTTCTCGACGAGCTGGAGCGGGCCAAAAGCCACATTGAAGGGCGGCGTTTCGAAAAGAAAGCTCAGAGCATCAACAAATGCATCGACATTCTCAACGCGCTCACTAGCTCGCTGGAGTTTGAAACCGGCGGCGAGCTGGTGGTGAATCTTTCACGTCTCTATGACCACTGCGTGTATCGCTTGTATGAGGCCAGCGGCGAGCTGTCGGCGGAGAAAATCGATGAAGTGATGCTGATTTTAAGCAACCTGCGTGAAGGCTGGGAAGGGCTTTCGGGCAAGCTGGGTTAA
- a CDS encoding flagellar protein FliT has product MEKQRRQLFALVEAMNEALDKQRWRRLPALHQQLMRQFHDYATAETDVAQLDAVKVQLYGAFNTLIKRREQRVDVLKARMEQHQRHQEGVLAYSIVNLFSEKS; this is encoded by the coding sequence ATGGAAAAACAACGCAGGCAACTTTTCGCGCTGGTTGAGGCGATGAATGAGGCGCTGGATAAACAACGCTGGAGACGCCTTCCGGCGCTGCATCAGCAGTTGATGCGCCAGTTTCATGACTACGCGACGGCAGAAACCGATGTGGCGCAGTTGGATGCGGTGAAGGTGCAACTGTACGGCGCGTTTAATACCCTGATTAAACGGCGCGAGCAGCGCGTAGATGTGTTAAAGGCGCGCATGGAGCAGCATCAGCGACATCAGGAAGGCGTACTGGCCTACTCAATTGTTAATTTATTTTCGGAGAAGTCATGA
- a CDS encoding flagellar hook-length control protein FliK, producing MNPTLLATLGTLAETASLKTDILPPVSGENAPAFTLPKMAVAAVAERVHSAKTSQQQAMRPQENDPVAMQALMALLLPQPAAPHQDTPQPRNVATSPVIQQLTKAVVQNAPQRPTQQQELTPLPPQLQELISQLPQAKPEQQARLATYASEDLHAIAPTQPRVSTQPARPKPELTRVTARPQVERKTEKVPDSEPVIARAVLQVKTPEQVSEPHEIVAKPVTLSMDELGEKLTILLKDQIHFQLNKQQQISTIRLDPPSLGKLEIAVQLDNGKLTVHIGANQSEVCRALQQFSDDLRQHLTAQNFMEVNVQVSSEGQSQQQQQSGHQQEEVSAALLLDDAPQFQQNESVLIKV from the coding sequence ATGAATCCGACATTGCTTGCCACGCTCGGAACGCTTGCGGAAACGGCGTCGCTGAAAACGGACATCTTACCGCCAGTGAGCGGGGAAAACGCACCCGCGTTTACGCTGCCGAAAATGGCCGTCGCGGCGGTGGCGGAGCGCGTGCATAGCGCTAAAACCAGTCAGCAACAGGCGATGCGCCCGCAGGAGAACGATCCGGTGGCGATGCAGGCGCTAATGGCACTGTTACTTCCGCAACCTGCCGCGCCGCATCAGGACACGCCGCAGCCGCGAAACGTCGCAACATCGCCGGTTATCCAGCAATTGACGAAAGCGGTGGTGCAAAACGCGCCGCAACGCCCGACGCAACAGCAGGAACTCACGCCGTTGCCGCCGCAGTTGCAGGAACTGATCAGTCAGTTGCCGCAGGCGAAACCCGAACAGCAGGCCAGACTAGCGACTTACGCCAGTGAAGATTTACATGCCATTGCGCCGACGCAGCCGCGCGTCTCAACACAGCCAGCTCGCCCGAAACCTGAACTAACCCGTGTGACCGCGCGACCGCAGGTCGAGCGTAAAACGGAAAAAGTGCCGGACAGCGAGCCGGTTATTGCACGTGCGGTGTTGCAGGTTAAGACGCCGGAGCAGGTCAGCGAGCCTCACGAGATCGTCGCCAAACCTGTCACGCTATCGATGGATGAACTGGGCGAAAAACTGACGATCTTGCTGAAAGATCAGATCCACTTTCAGCTCAACAAACAGCAGCAGATCTCCACCATCCGCCTTGATCCTCCGTCGCTTGGCAAGCTCGAGATCGCCGTGCAACTCGACAACGGTAAACTGACAGTGCACATCGGCGCGAACCAAAGTGAGGTCTGCCGCGCGTTACAGCAGTTTAGCGACGATCTCCGACAACATCTGACGGCGCAAAATTTTATGGAGGTGAACGTACAGGTCTCCTCCGAAGGGCAGTCGCAACAGCAACAACAGTCGGGCCATCAGCAGGAAGAGGTGAGTGCAGCCTTACTTCTTGACGATGCGCCTCAATTTCAACAGAACGAATCCGTTTTGATCAAAGTGTAA
- a CDS encoding flagellar basal body-associated FliL family protein has translation MKKIVVAGVVSAVLALVVGAGAGWGVWHHYAGKGKPTAVARAESVETLDESKSVFVTLPETIVTLHDNNGADHYLSAELVMVVASDKEAEKIKHQDPLYQSIAVECLTEMKFEDLRGMKISAIRKLISDALKKDLQRRKMSAPYKDLLVKKVVFQ, from the coding sequence ATGAAGAAAATCGTGGTGGCGGGCGTGGTCAGCGCCGTTCTGGCGTTGGTGGTGGGGGCCGGAGCAGGATGGGGAGTCTGGCATCATTATGCCGGAAAGGGAAAACCGACTGCCGTCGCGCGGGCGGAGTCGGTGGAAACCCTGGATGAGAGCAAAAGCGTATTTGTGACCTTGCCGGAAACCATTGTCACGCTGCATGACAATAACGGCGCTGACCATTATTTGTCGGCAGAATTAGTGATGGTGGTCGCCAGTGACAAAGAAGCGGAAAAAATAAAACATCAGGATCCGCTGTATCAAAGTATTGCGGTTGAATGCCTGACGGAAATGAAATTTGAAGATTTGCGCGGCATGAAAATATCCGCCATCCGCAAACTGATTTCTGACGCGCTGAAAAAAGATCTTCAGCGTCGCAAAATGAGCGCACCGTATAAGGATTTGCTGGTGAAAAAAGTGGTCTTCCAGTAA